One Myxococcales bacterium genomic region harbors:
- a CDS encoding sigma 54-dependent Fis family transcriptional regulator gives MSLKDRSTGTVTSHDAGPIAPEVRKFRLTVLDGPAKGTMWESRGGPCSIGAQEGNDLVLPDPTVSRYHAEIGLEDGRARLRDLGSKNGTQVDGVTVLDAFVRPQAVLRLGASVLRFDLAETRSAIPVSPRSSFGNMVGTSVAMRAAFGKLEKAAASDATILLDGETGTGKGEAAEAIHTESPRRGGPFVVLDCSAIPESLLESELFGHEKGAFTGATQRRIGVFEEANGGTLFLDEIGELPASLQPKLLRVLESRMVRRVGGSQAIKTDVRIVAATNRDLRAESNIGRFRPDLYYRLAVVRVTLPPLRQRPEDLPSLARAILQRFGASPEQLARFLAPPFLADLARAPFPGNVRELRNTLERCLVFDEILPQDDDAFETPEPTRPSAAQPNVDEPFSAARDRAIATFERAYLEALLRAHGGKMAASARAAGIGRVYLYKLLVRHGLGKKQPAS, from the coding sequence ATGTCGCTCAAAGACCGCAGCACGGGGACCGTGACCTCCCACGACGCCGGCCCGATCGCGCCGGAGGTGCGGAAATTCCGGCTCACGGTGCTCGACGGGCCCGCGAAGGGGACGATGTGGGAGTCGCGTGGCGGGCCGTGCAGCATCGGCGCACAAGAAGGGAACGATCTCGTCCTCCCCGACCCGACCGTCTCGCGCTACCACGCCGAGATCGGCCTCGAGGACGGACGCGCCCGACTTCGCGATCTCGGGAGCAAGAACGGCACGCAGGTGGACGGCGTCACGGTGCTCGACGCCTTCGTCCGACCCCAGGCGGTGCTGCGCCTCGGCGCGTCCGTGCTGCGCTTCGATCTCGCCGAAACACGGAGCGCCATCCCCGTCTCGCCGCGCTCGTCCTTCGGAAACATGGTGGGGACCTCCGTCGCCATGCGCGCGGCGTTCGGGAAGCTCGAGAAGGCGGCGGCGAGCGACGCGACCATCCTGCTCGACGGCGAGACGGGCACGGGGAAGGGGGAGGCCGCCGAGGCGATCCACACCGAGAGCCCACGCCGCGGAGGGCCCTTCGTCGTCCTCGACTGCAGCGCGATTCCCGAGAGCTTGCTGGAGAGTGAGCTCTTCGGGCACGAGAAGGGGGCGTTCACCGGCGCGACGCAGCGACGTATCGGCGTCTTCGAGGAGGCGAACGGTGGCACGCTCTTTCTCGACGAGATCGGTGAGCTGCCGGCATCGCTCCAGCCGAAGCTCCTCCGCGTGCTCGAGTCTCGGATGGTCCGCCGGGTCGGGGGGAGCCAAGCCATCAAGACGGATGTCCGGATCGTCGCGGCGACGAACCGCGACCTACGCGCCGAGTCGAACATCGGGCGATTCCGGCCGGACTTGTACTACCGCTTGGCTGTCGTCCGCGTGACACTTCCGCCGCTCCGCCAGCGCCCGGAGGACCTGCCCTCCCTCGCCCGCGCCATCCTGCAGCGCTTCGGCGCGTCACCCGAGCAACTGGCACGTTTCCTCGCGCCTCCGTTCCTCGCCGACCTCGCGCGTGCCCCCTTCCCCGGCAACGTGCGCGAGCTCCGCAACACACTCGAGCGATGCCTCGTGTTCGACGAGATCCTGCCTCAAGACGACGACGCGTTCGAGACTCCCGAGCCCACGCGTCCGAGCGCCGCGCAGCCGAACGTGGACGAGCCCTTCTCCGCGGCCAGGGATCGAGCGATAGCGACCTTCGAACGCGCCTACCTCGAGGCCCTCCTCCGCGCACACGGCGGGAAGATGGCGGCCTCGGCGCGCGCGGCAGGGATTGGGCGCGTGTATCTCTACAAACTGCTCGTCAGGCACGGGCTTGGGAAGAAACAGCCGGCCTCGTAG
- a CDS encoding LysR family transcriptional regulator: MPDPVARARVPFTLDALEVLDAIDRHKSFAAAAAELRRAQSAVSYAVKQLEDGLGIPLFDRSGHRAVLTEAGRVVLDEGRMLLARARRLEALATRLHEAWEPRIEIVVDGILPMDPVLATLRGLVEDGVPTHIQVRVEFLGGVQDRFERDRADMMLVKDYSRSDALVEHPLSPVDVVLAASRSHPLAQEESVSLDDLQRHVELTVHDSSESKRISDTRIFGGPRVFYLSDFSMKKRAIMLGLGYGWVPVTLVEEELRAGSLVVVPYEGGGKYTFSPVLVHPKDKPLGRAGRLFFERLVAAWG; the protein is encoded by the coding sequence ATGCCCGACCCGGTCGCGCGCGCACGAGTGCCCTTCACCCTCGACGCCCTCGAGGTGCTGGACGCCATCGATCGCCACAAGAGCTTCGCCGCGGCGGCCGCCGAGCTCCGTCGCGCGCAGTCGGCCGTGTCGTACGCCGTGAAGCAGCTCGAGGACGGCCTAGGGATCCCGCTCTTCGACCGCTCGGGGCACAGGGCGGTGCTCACCGAGGCGGGCCGCGTGGTGCTCGACGAGGGGCGCATGCTGCTCGCGCGGGCGCGGAGGCTCGAGGCACTCGCGACCCGCCTCCACGAGGCGTGGGAGCCCCGCATCGAGATCGTGGTGGACGGCATTTTGCCGATGGATCCCGTGCTCGCGACGCTTCGTGGCCTCGTCGAGGACGGCGTGCCGACGCACATCCAGGTCCGCGTGGAGTTCTTGGGAGGGGTTCAGGATCGTTTCGAGCGCGACCGGGCCGACATGATGCTCGTGAAGGACTATTCGCGCTCCGACGCGCTCGTCGAGCACCCGCTCTCCCCGGTCGACGTGGTGCTCGCGGCCTCTCGAAGCCATCCGCTCGCGCAAGAGGAGAGCGTGTCGCTCGACGACCTCCAGCGCCACGTGGAGCTCACCGTGCACGACTCGAGCGAGTCGAAGCGCATCTCCGACACACGCATCTTCGGCGGGCCGAGGGTCTTCTACCTGAGCGACTTCTCCATGAAAAAGAGGGCGATCATGCTCGGCCTCGGCTACGGCTGGGTGCCGGTGACGCTCGTCGAGGAGGAGCTCCGGGCGGGCTCGCTCGTGGTGGTGCCCTACGAGGGAGGTGGAAAGTACACGTTCTCGCCCGTGCTCGTGCACCCGAAGGACAAGCCGCTCGGCCGCGCGGGCCGGCTCTTCTTCGAGCGCCTCGTCGCCGCGTGGGGGTGA
- a CDS encoding homogentisate 1,2-dioxygenase — translation MHHVRGVTTRQAHVDVPAGTVEEELGRNGFFGKVSHLYRSHPPVAWSDVEGDLRPRALVATELPGLDDKAVWPKARVAFLENDDVVLHMARIAAPMANAFRNADADEILFCHQGGGVCRTDFGPIRYDRGDYVVVPRGVMYRLVPDSPSVFMIIESTDEVKLPDRGILGRHALFDEDVIGVPTPEKAPEEPGRTSWGVDVQRRRVISKITYPFDPLDVVGWKGDLYPYRLSTKDIRPITSEKYHLPPSAHATFVMTNVIVCTFLPRPLETGDPGAMKVPFYHSNIDFDEVLFYHDGEFFSRAGMKAGMVTFHPQGIHHGPQPAAIRASVTKERTNEQAVMVDTRRPLSVTAAGASASIPNYHLSWTNEEISR, via the coding sequence ATGCATCACGTACGAGGGGTCACGACCCGCCAGGCGCACGTCGACGTGCCCGCGGGAACGGTCGAAGAGGAGCTCGGTCGCAACGGGTTCTTCGGGAAAGTGTCGCACCTTTACCGCTCTCACCCTCCGGTGGCCTGGAGCGACGTCGAGGGAGACCTCCGGCCGCGCGCCCTCGTCGCGACCGAGCTGCCGGGCCTCGACGACAAGGCCGTGTGGCCCAAGGCTCGGGTGGCGTTCCTCGAGAACGACGACGTGGTCTTGCACATGGCGCGCATCGCCGCCCCGATGGCGAACGCGTTCCGCAACGCCGACGCGGACGAGATCCTCTTCTGCCACCAGGGCGGCGGCGTGTGCCGCACCGACTTCGGCCCCATTCGCTACGACAGGGGCGACTACGTGGTGGTCCCTCGGGGCGTCATGTACCGCCTCGTCCCGGACTCACCCTCGGTCTTCATGATCATCGAGTCGACCGACGAGGTGAAGCTCCCGGATCGCGGCATCCTCGGGCGTCATGCCCTCTTCGACGAAGACGTGATCGGCGTGCCCACGCCCGAGAAGGCCCCCGAGGAGCCCGGTCGCACGTCGTGGGGAGTGGACGTGCAGCGCCGCCGCGTGATCTCGAAGATCACCTATCCGTTCGACCCGCTCGACGTCGTCGGCTGGAAGGGAGATCTCTATCCGTACAGGCTCTCGACGAAGGACATTCGCCCCATCACCTCGGAGAAGTACCACCTCCCACCGAGCGCTCACGCCACGTTCGTGATGACGAACGTGATCGTGTGCACGTTCCTTCCGCGCCCCCTCGAGACGGGCGACCCGGGCGCCATGAAGGTGCCCTTCTACCACTCGAACATCGACTTCGACGAGGTGCTCTTCTACCACGACGGGGAGTTCTTCAGCCGCGCCGGCATGAAGGCCGGAATGGTCACGTTCCACCCGCAGGGCATCCACCACGGCCCGCAGCCGGCCGCGATCCGCGCGAGCGTCACCAAAGAGCGCACGAACGAGCAGGCCGTCATGGTCGACACCCGAAGGCCGCTCTCGGTCACCGCCGCCGGCGCGAGCGCGTCGATTCCCAATTATCACCTGAGCTGGACGAACGAGGAGATCTCCCGATGA
- the hppD gene encoding 4-hydroxyphenylpyruvate dioxygenase — translation MSVLSKNPTKMRGLAFVELSGDMGTLGELLGKLGFSATRKDPSRAVTVYEQGDAAFVVTSEPGTYSASFREAHGPSVASLGFLVEDAKLAFEVAVARGARPYDGKYALSFEAPAIYGVGGSLVYFVDGTSRLGAIVDATCSAKLEPKGSDVGLFAIDHLTNNVEKGELGRWAKFYEEVFGFTQVRSFDIVGAKTGLYSFALRSPCGTFCIPINEDKGDKGQIAEYLREYKGAGIQHIALTSRDLLATLDRMANQVPMLDIDATYYENCFTRVPGVREDPKRIEAHNVLVDGDAEGYLLQIFTKNCIGPVFFELIQRENHLSFGEGNFGALFRSIERDQERRGVI, via the coding sequence ATGAGCGTGCTTTCGAAGAACCCCACCAAGATGCGAGGCCTCGCGTTCGTCGAGCTGTCGGGCGACATGGGCACCCTCGGTGAGCTCCTTGGCAAGCTCGGTTTCTCGGCGACCCGCAAGGATCCCTCGCGCGCCGTGACGGTGTACGAGCAGGGCGACGCGGCCTTCGTCGTGACCTCCGAGCCGGGCACGTACTCGGCCTCGTTCCGCGAAGCGCACGGGCCGTCCGTCGCGTCCCTCGGGTTCCTCGTCGAGGACGCGAAGCTCGCCTTCGAGGTGGCCGTGGCCCGTGGTGCGCGCCCGTACGACGGGAAATACGCGCTCTCCTTCGAGGCGCCGGCCATCTACGGCGTCGGGGGGAGCCTCGTCTATTTCGTCGACGGCACCTCCCGCCTCGGCGCCATCGTCGACGCGACGTGCTCCGCCAAGCTCGAACCCAAGGGGAGCGACGTCGGCCTCTTCGCGATCGACCACCTCACGAACAACGTCGAGAAGGGCGAGCTCGGGCGCTGGGCGAAGTTCTACGAAGAGGTGTTCGGCTTCACCCAGGTGCGGAGCTTCGACATCGTCGGCGCGAAGACGGGCCTCTACTCGTTCGCGCTCCGCTCGCCTTGCGGCACGTTCTGCATTCCCATCAACGAGGACAAGGGCGATAAGGGCCAGATTGCCGAGTATCTCCGCGAGTACAAGGGCGCCGGTATCCAGCACATCGCGCTCACGAGCCGCGATCTGCTCGCCACGCTCGACCGCATGGCGAATCAGGTCCCCATGCTCGACATCGACGCGACCTACTACGAAAACTGCTTCACGCGCGTGCCGGGGGTCCGCGAGGATCCGAAGCGTATCGAGGCGCACAACGTGCTCGTCGACGGCGACGCTGAGGGGTACCTGCTCCAGATCTTCACGAAGAACTGCATCGGGCCCGTCTTCTTCGAGCTCATCCAGCGCGAAAACCACCTCTCGTTCGGCGAAGGCAACTTCGGCGCGCTCTTCCGCTCGATCGAGCGTGATCAGGAGCGACGTGGCGTGATCTGA
- a CDS encoding PAS domain-containing protein, translating into MRISMSTIDEVRATDAGGSALVAPRVLAMVGGSGILFDLRSVRPSWTDVSTLEVVDTEELDVFVVDWEGARGLEDHPPFQRLVSRLPTLLIVDPVDAEAAGKLASRSGIQAVAHRPHAVPELPRRLAVLSELRRLRRALKVTEAALQNSVTGLAISDPNKPDNPLVYVSPTFERMTGYRASEVIGRNCRFLQGGATSPEALEKLRRATAESRTAHVVIENYRKDGSTFWNDLTIFPIRDEDGRHLYYGGVQHDVTELFETRAELADARQELDDRHAFTLAILEGLQVAIVTTDARGIVTFINPAACAVIGAGPELCLGRSAESVLQLPSAAREWVATRVPGSMRVEYVIRAEGGTTREVGASIRLAEYSREGIGHFFVFRDLAETRQSERIERLAAVSTMAAGFAHEVRNPLASVRMFGELLLAELDASGEHHDIVGRMLSQVNRIERLVRTSLRLARPERPRKGHHWPSVIVNATLEALVPRLRDMKGELDVRVEEGLPRVLCDDAQAVQILVILITNALDATQDPSGVLLRVGTRREPTDFDSPARRVVVFSVVDTGPGVPEHLRASIFHPFFTTKAQGTGLGLSIAQQIAHENGGRIELVPGDGGGSIFTLIVPTEVSE; encoded by the coding sequence ATGCGCATTTCGATGTCGACCATCGACGAGGTCCGCGCGACGGACGCCGGCGGCTCGGCGCTCGTGGCACCACGTGTGCTTGCGATGGTCGGCGGAAGTGGTATCTTGTTCGACTTAAGGTCGGTGCGTCCGTCCTGGACAGACGTGTCCACCCTCGAGGTCGTGGATACAGAAGAGCTGGATGTCTTCGTGGTCGATTGGGAGGGCGCCCGCGGACTCGAGGACCATCCACCGTTCCAAAGGCTCGTTTCGCGCCTGCCCACGCTCCTCATCGTCGACCCCGTGGACGCGGAGGCGGCGGGGAAGTTGGCCTCACGGTCAGGGATCCAGGCCGTGGCTCACCGCCCACATGCCGTGCCCGAGCTCCCGCGTCGTCTCGCCGTCCTCTCCGAGCTCCGTCGTCTGCGTCGCGCCCTCAAGGTAACGGAGGCTGCGCTCCAGAACTCGGTGACGGGGCTCGCGATCTCGGACCCGAACAAACCCGATAACCCGCTCGTTTACGTGAGTCCGACGTTCGAGCGCATGACGGGGTATCGGGCAAGCGAGGTGATCGGCCGAAACTGCCGCTTCCTCCAGGGTGGGGCGACGTCCCCCGAGGCGCTCGAGAAGCTCCGCCGCGCGACCGCGGAGAGCCGCACCGCCCACGTCGTCATCGAGAACTACCGTAAGGACGGGTCGACCTTCTGGAACGACCTCACCATCTTCCCGATCCGCGACGAGGACGGCCGGCACCTCTACTACGGGGGTGTTCAGCACGACGTGACCGAGCTCTTCGAGACGCGGGCCGAGCTCGCCGACGCGCGCCAGGAGCTGGACGACCGGCACGCGTTCACGCTCGCGATCCTCGAGGGGCTCCAGGTGGCCATCGTGACGACCGACGCGCGCGGGATCGTGACCTTCATCAACCCGGCCGCCTGCGCGGTGATCGGCGCCGGACCCGAGTTGTGCCTCGGGCGCTCGGCCGAGTCCGTGCTCCAGCTCCCTTCGGCCGCTCGCGAGTGGGTCGCGACGCGCGTGCCCGGCTCGATGCGCGTCGAGTACGTGATCCGCGCCGAGGGAGGCACTACGCGAGAGGTCGGCGCGAGCATTCGCCTCGCCGAATACTCGCGCGAGGGGATAGGCCACTTCTTCGTCTTCCGCGATCTGGCGGAGACGCGGCAGTCCGAGCGTATCGAGCGCCTCGCGGCCGTCAGCACGATGGCGGCGGGTTTCGCGCACGAGGTCCGCAATCCGCTCGCGAGCGTCCGCATGTTCGGTGAGCTCCTCCTCGCCGAGCTCGATGCGAGCGGGGAGCACCACGACATCGTCGGCCGCATGCTCTCGCAGGTGAACCGCATCGAGCGGCTCGTGCGGACGTCCCTCAGGCTCGCGCGGCCCGAGCGCCCGCGCAAAGGGCACCATTGGCCATCCGTGATCGTCAACGCCACGCTCGAGGCGCTCGTCCCGCGGCTCCGGGACATGAAGGGCGAGCTCGACGTACGCGTCGAGGAGGGCCTCCCGCGGGTCCTATGCGACGACGCGCAGGCAGTTCAGATCCTCGTCATCCTCATCACGAACGCCCTCGACGCCACCCAGGACCCTTCGGGCGTGCTCCTCCGTGTGGGCACGCGCCGCGAGCCGACGGATTTCGACTCGCCCGCGAGGCGTGTCGTCGTGTTCTCCGTGGTGGACACGGGCCCCGGCGTGCCCGAGCACCTCCGAGCGTCCATCTTCCATCCGTTCTTTACGACGAAGGCGCAGGGCACGGGGCTCGGGCTCTCGATCGCCCAGCAGATTGCCCACGAGAACGGCGGGCGCATCGAGCTCGTCCCAGGTGACGGCGGAGGCAGCATTTTCACCTTGATCGTCCCCACCGAGGTGTCCGAATGA
- a CDS encoding sigma-54-dependent Fis family transcriptional regulator, whose protein sequence is MTDRILVVEDDPDFSFALSRVLRSNGYEVRVASDAQDGLKAARSASFDVVLLDLGLPDVSGHDVLSSLVEADAHVPVVVLSGHDDAASAVRAMKIGAWDYLTKPTSSDELLLVLARCRERVMLRQRIEAANRNSEATSAVGTSEAWLDALAAIRAAAASPRTAVLVTGESGTGKEVCAKLVHSWSERASEPFVTVNAGAFAPSVLESELFGHEAGAFTGARSVRRGVFELARGGTLFLDELGELPLDLQPKLLRVLDGHPFRRVGGERDIATDVRLVSATNRSLEREVREGRFRLDLYHRLRVVEIHLPALRERGEDVALLAAHFVGEISRTLCVATPMISDDALDAFRAYDWPGNVRELRNVIERALVLRRGHEISLRDLPADIVAASKRNPARPSGLHTLEPQVGRVRTLDEVEREHVMSVFRSTEGNLSKSARVLGISRMTLRKKLRDYGVVPDARES, encoded by the coding sequence ATGACCGATCGTATTCTCGTCGTCGAAGACGATCCCGACTTCTCGTTCGCCCTCTCGAGGGTCTTGCGGTCGAACGGGTACGAGGTGCGCGTGGCGTCCGATGCGCAGGATGGCCTCAAGGCCGCGCGCTCCGCCTCGTTCGATGTCGTGCTCCTCGACCTCGGCCTCCCCGACGTTTCCGGGCACGACGTCCTCTCTTCGTTGGTCGAGGCCGACGCGCACGTCCCCGTGGTGGTGCTGAGCGGCCACGACGACGCGGCCTCGGCGGTGCGCGCGATGAAGATCGGCGCCTGGGACTACCTGACGAAGCCCACGTCGTCCGACGAGCTCCTGCTCGTCCTCGCGAGGTGCCGTGAGCGTGTCATGCTCCGCCAGCGCATCGAGGCCGCGAACCGCAACTCCGAGGCGACGAGCGCCGTGGGCACCTCGGAAGCTTGGCTCGACGCGCTCGCAGCCATCCGCGCCGCCGCCGCCTCTCCGCGTACGGCCGTGCTCGTGACCGGAGAGTCAGGGACCGGTAAGGAGGTGTGCGCGAAGCTCGTGCACTCCTGGAGCGAGCGGGCGAGCGAGCCGTTCGTCACCGTCAACGCGGGGGCCTTCGCGCCCTCCGTGCTCGAGAGCGAGCTCTTCGGTCACGAGGCGGGGGCGTTCACCGGCGCGCGTTCGGTGCGTCGCGGCGTGTTCGAGCTCGCGCGAGGCGGGACGCTCTTCCTGGACGAGCTCGGCGAGCTCCCGCTCGACCTCCAACCCAAGCTGCTCCGCGTCCTCGACGGGCACCCTTTCCGGCGCGTCGGCGGAGAGCGTGACATCGCCACCGACGTGAGGCTGGTCTCGGCGACGAATCGATCGCTCGAGCGTGAGGTCCGCGAGGGGCGATTCCGCCTCGATCTCTACCATCGTCTGCGCGTCGTGGAGATTCACCTTCCTGCGCTCCGTGAGCGCGGCGAGGACGTTGCCCTCCTCGCGGCTCATTTCGTCGGCGAGATCTCTCGGACCCTCTGCGTGGCGACGCCGATGATCTCGGACGACGCGCTCGACGCGTTCCGCGCGTACGATTGGCCCGGGAACGTGCGCGAGCTCCGCAACGTGATCGAGCGCGCGCTCGTCCTCCGGCGAGGGCACGAGATCTCCTTGCGTGACCTCCCCGCGGACATCGTGGCCGCGTCGAAGCGCAACCCGGCGCGACCTTCGGGGTTGCACACGCTCGAGCCCCAGGTGGGCCGGGTCCGCACGCTGGACGAGGTCGAGCGAGAGCACGTGATGAGCGTGTTCCGAAGTACCGAAGGAAACCTCTCCAAGTCCGCGAGGGTATTGGGTATTTCTCGCATGACGTTGCGAAAGAAGCTGCGCGACTACGGGGTCGTACCCGACGCTCGTGAGTCCTGA
- a CDS encoding response regulator produces the protein MEQTPTTAQLLVVDDEEELLWSVSQRLRKERPAYRVSTATSGHDALDLLARTPFDVLVADLRMPAMSGMDLVLAARSLFPRLPVIVMTAYPSREIREKVIEGGAIEFLEKPFDFGHFVGALERAVTRGKVGFSGAILVQTLPDIIQLYALSNSTGALEVQRPDRSGTIWFDRGIIPHAVAGSKTGASAFYEIMTWQGGSFSMRAGEVTTERTISAPWMELLMEACRLSDEDSRSAPATDPESTDGELHSGWTLAPPALPTNRPPDGTSTPPTGLETNTQEGTVTHMANYKDSLSKLDSLDGFIGACLCDSESGMVLATEGGGPLNLEVAGATNSEVVRAKRKAAKALNLKDDIEDILITLGKQYHLVRPLKTKPNVFFYLALDRTRSNLGMARITLADVERDLVL, from the coding sequence ATGGAACAGACACCTACCACCGCCCAGCTGCTCGTCGTCGACGACGAAGAGGAGCTCCTGTGGTCCGTATCGCAGCGGCTCCGCAAGGAGCGCCCCGCGTACCGTGTCTCGACGGCGACGAGCGGGCACGACGCGCTCGACCTCCTCGCAAGGACCCCGTTCGACGTGCTCGTCGCCGACCTCCGTATGCCGGCCATGAGCGGCATGGACCTCGTGCTCGCCGCGCGATCCCTCTTCCCGAGATTGCCAGTCATCGTGATGACGGCGTATCCGAGCCGCGAGATACGCGAGAAGGTCATCGAAGGCGGCGCCATCGAGTTCCTCGAGAAGCCGTTCGATTTCGGGCACTTCGTGGGCGCCCTGGAGCGGGCCGTGACCCGAGGGAAGGTCGGGTTCTCCGGCGCGATCTTGGTCCAGACGCTCCCCGACATCATCCAACTCTATGCGCTCTCCAACTCCACCGGCGCGCTGGAGGTCCAGCGTCCCGATCGCTCCGGCACGATATGGTTCGATCGGGGAATCATCCCCCACGCCGTCGCCGGGAGCAAAACGGGGGCTTCTGCCTTTTACGAGATCATGACCTGGCAAGGCGGCTCGTTCTCCATGCGCGCAGGAGAAGTCACGACAGAGAGGACGATCTCCGCGCCGTGGATGGAGCTCCTCATGGAGGCCTGTCGCCTGTCCGACGAGGACTCGCGCAGCGCCCCTGCGACCGACCCCGAAAGCACCGACGGCGAGCTCCACAGCGGCTGGACGCTCGCCCCCCCCGCGCTCCCCACGAATCGCCCGCCCGACGGGACCTCCACACCCCCGACGGGCCTCGAGACGAATACCCAAGAAGGAACGGTAACACACATGGCAAACTACAAAGATTCTCTCTCCAAGCTCGACTCTCTCGACGGCTTCATCGGCGCGTGCCTCTGCGACTCGGAGAGCGGCATGGTGCTGGCCACCGAGGGTGGTGGACCGCTGAACCTCGAGGTCGCCGGCGCCACGAACTCCGAGGTGGTCCGCGCCAAGCGCAAGGCCGCGAAGGCGCTGAACCTGAAAGACGATATCGAAGATATCCTCATCACCCTCGGGAAGCAGTACCACCTCGTGCGCCCCCTGAAGACGAAGCCCAACGTCTTCTTCTACCTCGCGCTCGACCGCACCCGCTCCAACCTCGGCATGGCGCGCATCACGCTGGCCGACGTCGAACGAGACCTCGTGCTCTGA